A portion of the Acipenser ruthenus chromosome 38, fAciRut3.2 maternal haplotype, whole genome shotgun sequence genome contains these proteins:
- the LOC131706979 gene encoding zinc finger protein 391-like isoform X1, with amino-acid sequence MDSVKMESVQIKEEFLELVPIRVEFSGLASLPIKQELCEMQCDSSQPEDSEIKAEHNELEIPQTEEPLPVKQEEVLETVRIKQEPEGVLKEESKDFKPNIPKLEPVRLRECSVVLERICVREQGAGEEGSPNSTQGGGKEDGRSHSECSLAGSSPAAKAMAGGGEYPDCGKGFIQLGHLKQKQSIHTRKKLCRCSDCGKSFSRIDGLVSHQRIHTGEKPYRCSDCGKSFSQSNNLKKHQRTHTGEKPYHCSDCGKSFSRIDGLVSHQRIHTGEKPYRCSDCGKSFSQSNNLKKHQRTHTGEKPYHCSDCGKSFRRIYSLVSHQRIHTGEKPYRCSNCGKRFSRIDHLVLHKRIHTGEKPYHCKDCGKSFSRIDGLVSHQRIHTGEKPYHCSDCEKSFSQSDSLKKHQRIHTGEKPYHCSDCGKSFCQSNNLVSHQQTHTGEKPYRCSDCGRSFRRSNSLVSHQRTHTGEKPYPCSDCGKSFTLLGNLKKHQRTHIGEKP; translated from the exons atggacagtgtgaagatggaatctgtccagattaaagaggagttccttgaacttgtccccattagagtggagttctctgggctggcttccctccccattaaacaggagctctgtgagatgcaatgtgacagcagtcagccagaggactctgagattaaagctgagcacaatgaattggagatcccccagacagaagaaccccttcctgtgaaacaagaagaggtgctggaaactgtccgtattaaacaggagcctgAAGGAGTATTGAAGGAAGAATCcaaggacttcaaaccaaacatccctaagctggagcctgtacgcctgcgggagtgtagcgtggtgctggagagaatctgtgtgagagagcaaggcgctggagaggaaggctctcccaacagcacgcaaggaggtggaaaggaagacgggcgctcccattcagaatgcagtctagcag gttccagtccagcagctaaagcgatggcgggcggtggagaatatcctgactgtgggaaagggttCATCCAGTTAgggcatttaaaacaaaaacagagcatTCACACAAGAAAGAAACTGTGTCGCTGCTCGgactgcgggaagagtttcagtcgaatAGATggtcttgtttcacaccagcgaattcacacaggagagaaaccatatcgctgctctgactgtgggaagagtttcagtcagtcaaacaacctcaaaaaacaccagcgaactcacacaggagagaaaccttatcactgctcggactgtgggaagagtttcagtcgaatAGATggtcttgtttcacaccagcgaattcacacaggagagaaaccatatcgctgctctgactgtgggaagagtttcagtcagtcaaacaacctcaaaaaacaccagcgaactcacacaggagagaaaccttatcactgctcggactgtgggaagagtttccgtcgAATATACagtcttgtttcacaccagcgaattcacacaggagagaaaccatatcgctgctctaactgtgggaagagattcagtcgaATAGACCATCTTGTTTTACacaagcgaattcacacaggagagaaaccgtatcactgcaaggactgcgggaagagtttcagtcgaatAGATggtcttgtttcacaccagcgaattcacactggagagaaaccttatcactgctctgactgcgagaagagtttcagtcagtcagacagcctcaaaaaacaccagcgaattcacacaggcgagaaaccatatcactgctctgactgtggaaagagtttctgtcagtcaaacaaccttgtttcacaccagcaaactcacacaggagagaaaccgtatcgctgctctgactgtgggaggagtttccgtcggtcaaacagccttgtttcacaccagcgaactcacacaggagagaaaccttatccctgctcggactgtgggaagagtttcactctGTTAGGCAACctcaaaaaacaccagcgaactcacataggagagaaaccttaa
- the LOC131706988 gene encoding zinc finger protein 79-like isoform X2 — translation MESVQIKEEFPELEPVPIRVEFSGLASLPIKQELCEMQCESSQPEVSEIKAEHNELEIPQTEEPLPVKQEEVLETACIKQEPPEVEFEHMEPGKEESEDFKPNIPELEPVRLRECSVVLERICLREQGAGEEGSPNSMQGGGKEDGRSHSECSLAGSSPEAKARADSGEYPVCGKSFTQLGHFKIHQRTDTREKPYCCSDCGKSFSRVDHLKIHQRTHTGEKLYHCSDCDKSFSRSGHLVSHQRTHTGEKPYLCSDCGKSFSQSNNLISHQRIHTGEKPYRCSDCGKSFSQSNNLASHQRIHTGEKPYRCSDCGRSFSYSNNLKKHQRVHTLNYIVIVI, via the exons atggaatctgtccagattaaagaggagttccctgaacttgaacctgtccccattagagtggagttctctgggctggcttccctccccattaaacaggagctgtgtgagatgcaatgtgagagcagtcagccagaggtctctgagattaaagcagagcacaatgaattggagatcccccagacagaagaaccccttcctgttaaacaagaagaggtgctggaaactgcctgtattaaacaggagccccctgaagtagagtttgagcacatggaaccagggaaggaagaatccgaggacttcaaaccaaacatccctgagctggagcctgtacgcctgcgggagtgtagcgtggtgctggagagaatctgcttGAGAGAGCAAggtgctggagaggaaggctctcccaacagcatgcaaggaggtggaaaggaagacggacgctcacattcagaatgcagtctagcag gttccagtccagaagctaaagcgagggcggacAGTGGAGAATATCCTGTTTGTGGGAAAAGTTTCACCCAGTTAGGgcattttaaaatacaccagcgaactGACAcaagagagaaaccgtattgctgctctgactgtgggaagagtttcagtagggtAGACCACcttaaaatacaccagcgaactcacacaggagagaaactgtatcactgctctgactgtgataagagtttcagtcggtcaggacaccttgtttcacaccagcgaactcacacaggagagaaaccatatctctgttctgactgtgggaagagtttcagtcagtcaaacaaccttatttcacaccagcgaattcacacaggggagaaaccgtatcgctgctctgactgtgggaagagtttcagtcagtcaaacaaccttgcttcacaccagcgaattcacacaggagagaaaccatatcgctgctctgactgtgggaggagtttcagttACTCAAAcaacctgaaaaaacaccagcgagtcCACACactcaattacattgtaattgttaTATGA